In Methanobacterium sp., the following proteins share a genomic window:
- a CDS encoding DUF255 domain-containing protein translates to MESSKKHDKKFNHLINEKSPYLIQHADNPVDWYPWGDEAFLKAKKENKPIF, encoded by the coding sequence ATGGAAAGTTCTAAAAAACATGATAAAAAATTTAACCACCTGATTAATGAAAAAAGCCCATATTTAATTCAGCACGCTGATAATCCAGTGGACTGGTATCCCTGGGGCGATGAAGCTTTTCTGAAAGCTAAAAAAGAAAATAAACCTATTTTTC